From the genome of Mya arenaria isolate MELC-2E11 chromosome 5, ASM2691426v1:
GTATGGTTGCACAGCATCATGGTAGGTTATCCCTATAGCATGTATTGTTGCACAGCATCATGGTAGGTTATCCCTATAGCATGTATTGTTGCACAGCATCATGGTAGGTCAACCCTATAGCCGTGGTTGCACAGCATCATGGTAGGTAATCCCTATAGCCGTGGTTGCACAGCATCATGGTAGGTCATCCCTATAGCCGTGGATGCACAGCATCATGGTAGGTCATCCCTATAGCCGTGGTTGCACAGCATCATGGTAGGTCATCCCTATAGCCATGGTTGCACAGCATCATGGTAGGTTATCCCTATAGCCGTAGTTGCACAGCATCATGGTAGGTTATCCCTATAGCATGTATTGTTGCACAGCATCATGGTAGGTCATCCCTATAGCCATGGTTGCACAGCATCATGGTAGGTTATCCCTATAGCCGTAGTTGCACAGCATCATGGTAGGTCATCCCTATAGCCGTGGTTGCACAGCATCATGGTAGGTTATCCCTATAGCCGTGGTTGCACAGCATCATGGTAGGTTATCCCTATAGCATGTATTGTTGCACAGCATCATGGTAGGTTATCCCTATAGCATGTATTGTTGCACAGCATCATGGTAGGTCATCCCTATAGCCGTGGTTGCACAGCATCATGGTAGGTTATCCCTATAGCCGTGGTTGCACAGCATCATGGTAGGTTATCCCTATAGCATGTATTGTTGCACAGCATCATGGTAGGTTATCCCTATAGCATGTATTGTTGCACAGCATCATGGTAGGTCATCCCTATAGCCGTGGTTGCACAGCATCATGGTAGGTTATCCCTATAGCATGTATTGTTGCACAGCATCATGGTAGGTTATCCCTATAGCATGTATTATTGCACAGCATCATGGTAGGTTATCCCTATAGCATGTATTGTTGCACAGCATCATGGTAGGTTATCCCTATAGCATGTATTGTTGCACAGCATCATGGTAGGTTATCGCTATAGCATGTATTGTTGCACAGCATCATGGTAGGTTATCCCTATAGCCGTGGCCTGAACGTGCCACTGCTTCCTTTTAGTATTCGGAATTCTCGTGGATCTTGAGCTTCTTAACCCCGTCTCCCCCATTTGCTAACTCCCGCCGTAAGGAAGCCATTGTGTGCATTCGTGCTGCCTTTCGTGCCAGACTGCTTAGCCTTATTGCATATCAAACAGAAGGCTAGGTCCGCTGCCTGAAAAGACGAAACacattatttatagtaaaaagaaatgtcaaaacaattaaCTTTATAATACCGACAATAATGGTGCTGCGGTAAAACTAGTAAACTTTGaacaataccaaaataaaattatttaacttattcaatttttataccTCGTCGTGATGGATCCAAGGATGAGTTTCAAACCATCTGGTATGAAATGATCTTCGCTCTGTGTTTTAAATACTAAAAGAAAGTTtgggatttttattttattttgctctTCCATACTTTACCAACGTCAATgagtatatttatgtaatattaaGAAACAACATGTGCCAATACACTATAAATTGCCaatttatcaattattgcacTAACACACTCTCAAGATTCATTGGTTACGCTCTTAAATGTATTGTAGTCGCGAGACAGTGCATACATGTAAGGGCGGAGCCGCAGCTTCTCAAAATATTTGGGCTGCggctgtattcaatatattataacataatcaCCGTAAAAACATATCCACAACGCATACAGTTATTGCCTCAGTGGTATAACATGGTTACTAGCCGACTACATGAAACCAACTAAAACCCGAAAACCGAGAAAAATGTTCTCTACATCCACCCTCTGATACACTCTCTACATTGCTTTTTGAGTTCGTCAGAAGATAGTAAGGTACTGCAGTAATGTACAGTTGTATGAATTTCAACTTTCGGACAATCCATCATTAATTGTGTCATGCCTTAatgaatgtacatgtaagtaATGTTCACATTTCACTCCGACGGTCTGGTCGTCTCCGAGATTCATCgtcataaatttacaaaattttagTCTTCATAATTACGACAATATGCGCCAGCAAGGAGCTAATTAAATTTTGCTTGTATTGCTTAGTTTCAAGTTTTACTAAAAACAATCAGGGCCCATATTGTGATGTGACAACATGTATTCCATACTCCATCGTTTGGTTCAAGAGCCGTTTTAACTTATTATGTTTAATCGGTTAACGTGTTGCCgtgtttgtttactttcattttcaattatttaccTGATCCTGGGACCAATAGCTAAGGGTCAATCCTACTCCCAGCCTGACCTGAAAATGTCATCCGAGGTGGAATGGCGGAGGAGATGGAAGCCGACTTTGAACGCAGTTCCATGGCAACCACTGAAAGTAGATGgaactgtttatttaattaagtaCAAGTTTTCAACCGACGCCTACGAAATACTTGTCActgattttacacatttttggTACGAGGAGTTGTCACAAAATGCTCTCAAAAAGCGAGTAAAGGTAAGTAAATTTcggttttaaatttttattttgagaaaTGAAACTTTGAAGCAACACTTCAGAAAATGTATTTGTCGTTGTGTTTAACAGTTTTTAAGTCATATACTGTACGCTTCCATTCAATGAATGGATGATTCATTACTTGGCGTGAGActacagttatttttactatatgtttcatatagacgataatctggcttttgactttatacacaccccaattgaaaaacaaggacatggcatctctagaacaaatgaagtcacaaaatataatcacaagaaaacaccgtgttgaccattgacccgactgtcaaaattgagttcaaatacataacccttccgccagggagtcaatcggctacaaacaactaattttcagacttccacaagctatgatttttccaatatttacattgaaaactatcaatttctgcaaaagagtgtcaaattcagtcaagttctctgcaaaaagaacatttttgcttctttttcattcaattttaataaaatattgatacttgaacacaagcactctttttttctgtattcacatccggatcttggtcaactgGGGGCAGATAACAGTGGTCTTGAGCCACTTTAGTCCAAAGTGTTCCCATACTTCAATATAACgtcatttgtttttgtgtcataAATTAATCAGTTGATATATAAGATCAGTGTGAGTATGGATCATTTcttgtcaaaaactaggtcactaggtcaaatattgaaaacattttatgtttaataattactttcaCAAATTCATCAGTGTTCATCCTATCCTCAAGAATTCAGTCAAAATATTTCTGCGCATGATATTTAGTGGTAGGGTGAATACGGAGTATAAAACTACGTCGGACAAGTGTGAATACTGGTCAGGACCGTTTACTTTTTTCTCTAAAAACATTCATCCTGCTGTAAAATTGAAATCAGTTTATATTATAACCCCTTATTTATAGGTAGAAAAGTTAAAATGgtcttgtttcattttttttataaaaatgtaattggtatgCATACAGTAAgcatattttgttatatgtatatatgtgtaaatgtttattattttcagaaactAAATCCAGGCATTGAAGCTCCATTGACAAGAATCCTAGATCAAATAAAGAGCTGTCTGGACAAAACACAGGAGGATgccaaaacatcattaaagGTGTGTTTTGTAGGACAGAATAGTTTTGAAAGCtgcaattaataaatacaaacacagaatatgatactacatgtacaatacattAATCATGTACTAAAATGTAAAGGCATTCCACTTTCAGGAAAGAAAATGGCCATAGGCCTTCTTCTTCTtttacttcttcttcttcttctttcccTTCTACTCTTTTTTTGTTCTCCTTTACTTCATCCTCTTCTACTCCTTCTTTGTTCTCCTTTACTTCAtcttcttctactacttctCCTTTTCACCCCTCCATCTTTTTTTCCTCATATTTCTATAAGCCTTAAGGACAACATGGAACCATTTGGGGCAGGGCTGCTAAAATTAAGAAACTCAATCGGTCTGGGCCCTTTGGTCATCAACACCATTTTAGATAATAACAGGTTTATCAAAATTCAACatagtcaaaaatgacattcttatgtcggataccttaatgtgAGAACCATGTACCTAGTTCTTcacaaacaaatttgaaaaaaactgtacTTTATTAACGAAATGTCTGTTTAAGTTGTCCTACAAACCAGACAGTGAAAGTGGAGAATGTTCTGTTGCTATGGCGATAGAGTCCACCCTGGCAGGGATGCCCTTTACCTGGAGCTTCCTCTGCAGACCAGCTGAGACCAGAATGGTGAGATAAgaagataactttttttttaactaaaaaattAGATGGTGTCAGTTCTAGATTACATCTATTTTAatcaacaataaataaatttataatgttcatATTACTAACATACATTAGCTAAGGTGTATTTCTTTCATAAGGTAAAACAGAATTccttgttattattatttatatatcatgaaaCTTTTGTTTGTTACTTTTTGTGCAATAATTGCCTCAGAAACTAGGATACACCAATGCTaaccaaaaaaatattgaaatgtcccATCTAGGGCAGTGAGCATCTGGTCGTTCCACTGCTGGCTATGGTGTGTGAGCTGTCAAGGCGCCAACAGGAGCTCACCAAGGTTGTACAGTCAAAGGATCGGGAAATCGAGGACTTGAAAGCCCAGGGAGCTAAACCTTCACGTAGTAAGTGGCTTATATTTGATCCTCATCATCTCAGTGTGTTGATTGTGAAAGGTAGGGCACAGGATTCAGGacaattgtataaaagaaatttaaGACTTGAATGTCATGGAATCAAAACCCTAGAGAtgttatacaaagaaatgttaatGTTCAAGGTTGTCAATGCAAAGGATCACAGTCATGAAGGCTAAATCCTGATGTGAATTCTCCAATTTTTAGCTGGGGATCCTTTTATTGGCATGGTTGACAAACTGATGGTCTCTTGGAATTCCATAGGGTCccaattattgtttgtttttcaaccAAAATTTATGTTGAGGATCACAGGGATGCACTGTAAGTTGAAAATGTGGGTCCTTAGCAGGGAAATCTGGTTCCTAGGGCTCAGTGTTTTAAGTCAGAAAGCTGTAGGTGTTCTGCAGTCATGGAAACTTGGCCTTCAGATAAACAAGAACTAAGTCTTAACTTGTCCTGCCAAAAACAGTCCTTTCTTTGAGCAGGCacaaaaaccttaaccagtCAAAAGCTTAACGCTGTAGGTggcttaaatatatattttatggtgAAGTGATACTTGACCCAGTGGACTAAGTGAAGGATTGGAAGTAGAATGTTCGGATATTCTTTCAGGAAGTCATTTTGGGAGATCATATTGAAGGTCAATTGCTCTTTTTTTCAGAACATATAGAGACACCAAAATTTGTAGAGACAGCTTTTGAGATGAACATGATGACATCCAAGGCAAGTACAGcatctgggctggtattcataaaacatctgggcccgttattcataaaacatatgggcccgttattcataaaacatctaggccctttattaataaaacatctgggctggtattcataaaacatctgggctggtattcataaaacatctgggTCCTTTATTAatgggctggtattcataaaacatctggacccgttattcataaaacatctgggctgttattcataaaacatctgggtcctttattgataaaacatctgggctggtattcataaaacatctgggctggtattcataaaacatctgggccctttattaataaaacatctgggctggtattcataaaacatctggacccgttattcataaaatatctgggctgttattaataaaacatctgggccctttattcataaaacatctaggtttgtattcataaaacatctgggctggtattcataaaacatctgggctggtattcataaaacatctgggctggtattcataaatcATCTGGGCccattattcataaaacatctgggccctttattcataaaatatctgagctgttattaataaaacatctgggccctttattcataaaatatctgggctgttattaataaaacatctgggccctttattcataaaacatctaggtttgtattcataaaacatctgggctggtattcataaaacatctgggctggtattcataaaatatctgggctggtattcataaatcATCTGGGCccattattcataaaacatctgggccctttattcataaaatatctgggctgttattaataaaacatctgggccctttattcataaaatatctgggctgttattaataaaacatctgggcccattattcataaaatatcttggctattattaataaaacatctgggcacattattcataaaatatctgggctgttattaataaaacatctgggcacattattcataaaatatctgggctgttattaataaaacatctgggccctttattcataaaatatctgggctgttattaataaaacatctgggcccattattcataaaatatcagggctgttattaataaaacatctgggccctttattcataaacatctaggtttgtattcataaaacatcttggctggtattcataaaacatctagaacagtattcataaaaaatgtggGCCCATTATTTAGAAGTAATAATATCATGACCAATGAGATATGATTAtgtaagaaaatgatttaagttaGGAAATCCACTAGCTTTCTTCATTATATAAGCATATTATGATGGTAAGGATGGCAAAGATAAGACAATTAAGGATACCATGTTTATATGTAACACATCTAGACGTTCATATTTTTAATGTGAAACTTGCAGGAGGTATCTTTAATctatcaataattataaaagctTGATTGTTATGTCCTTTAGGATTTTGAGAACCATATGAAGTCATGTGAAACTGACGCGTTTGATGTGCGTGGTCAGGACTTGTACCGACAGGTGGTCAGTAAACGAGCCTGGATTAACAGATCTCCCACCAAAGGTACAAAGGGGCAAAGTAAAGGACGCTTGAATATTGGAACACGAGCATAATGcaattttcattgttaatatgTCACAGCAGATGCTGTTGGCCTTTTGTAAATGCTTTCAATGTTGGTTTAGGTTAAGGTCTGTTAGTATCATGCTTTTCCTGTCTTAAAAGAGCTATGATATACTACAAGTGACATGCAGATGATGGTTAAGAAACTATTtacataacattgttttcagCCGGGGCGGGTGAGGATGAGAGCCTTCTGGATGACATGTCAAGTGCCGAGGGGGCGGGGCCAGCCAAGGGGAGGGGCTCGATGGGAGGGTCCTGGGGCAACTCTCGCCTGCCCCCCTCCCTCCAGCAGTCCCGCTCGCCCAACAAGTCACCCACCAAAACACCAAGCCCGGCCAAGTCATCAAAGTCATCCAATAGTAACACACCTGAGACCTCTCCTGTTAAGGTATGGCATTTGTCTACCAATTAGTTTacactaatttattttagctggATTATGAAAAGAACCAAACAAAAACTATTATAGATTATTAGAAATAATCCTAGAGGCCTTTCCTTTCATCAAAATGCATTAAGAAACTGACTTTCCTGTTCATTTTGAGACAGGTTGACTAAAATCTTAGTCTTATAGGTGTGAAAAACATAAAGGCATCttttgaaagctgcactctcacagatataccgtttttagaacttttttattttttgtctttgaaagagcaaattttggtGCAAATATCTGCCAACCAATgttaaaagattgctgacaaaagatcaaatcgcagatgttcatatttatgttcgacaattaatattttatggcttaaagcgttactaatggtttaagaaaaatgcatcaaacatcaatttttgaacttaaatatataaatctgcgatccaattttttgtcagcaggtgtccatgcattttcacaaaaattagctcgttccaagacaataaataaaacagctgaaaaacgttcaatctgtgagagtgcagcttgaaagctaatatttttatatgatttaagtttgtaaattaataaaatatccatttttaaTGTAATTCTGTATATTCCCTTGAAAGACAATAGTTGCTATGGTAAATGTAATCAATGTTTGACAGTACTGGATTATAGTTCTGTGTAGACAACTATGAGTTGGTATGAATCCCAATAGGTCGGTTTCCTGGGTataaaccagtactggtgttcTAAAGATATTGGGGGATTAAACCTACTACCTCGgtcaacctcttgggtgagatgTGCACACCTACACTCCTAGAcaactatcattttttttttacatttttacagcCAATCGTTAAGTGACTTAACTATTCTGAAACTTTGTTTAGATTTGGTCTGCCAGGGCAGATAGCAAGCTTTggatatatatcttatatattttaatgttttagacaagtagaaaaatatgtcaacttCTTACTTGGTTCAGAAACAGTAAGCCTTTTGAATGcagttttctattttgaatTAACTCATTGAAACTTTCAAGTTGTGCATTGAACACAATGATTATTTAagtttacatgtgtatataattattcaacattttgcTATGAATTCTTATTATCCCAGGACTCTGAGATGTTACGCCGTGCAGCCCTGGAGAGAAGGCTGGAAGAGGAAGAAGCTAAGCATGTTGGGAAGGCTCGCAAGAAGAAGAAAATCGCTTTCTGATTGGATGAAATTTGGACTCGTTAGAATTTCTATTTAGAAATTTAAGAAGAAAGAAGCTAAGCAAGAAAGGGGCACAAAAAAGATTGCTTTTTGACTGGATAATATTTATACCAATCAGAACTGATTGttccattttaaattttggaAAGTAACGGGAAGGTTCACATGATTAATTGAATTTCATTTGAGTTCATTTATGTGAGTTGTTTCAAATAACACCAATAATCTGCACTTGCCTGAATGTGACACTGTGTTGGGCTAGTAGATTTATATGTCCGGCTTGTATGAT
Proteins encoded in this window:
- the LOC128233529 gene encoding non-homologous end-joining factor 1-like; amino-acid sequence: MSSEVEWRRRWKPTLNAVPWQPLKVDGTVYLIKYKFSTDAYEILVTDFTHFWYEELSQNALKKRVKKLNPGIEAPLTRILDQIKSCLDKTQEDAKTSLKLSYKPDSESGECSVAMAIESTLAGMPFTWSFLCRPAETRMGSEHLVVPLLAMVCELSRRQQELTKVVQSKDREIEDLKAQGAKPSRKHIETPKFVETAFEMNMMTSKDFENHMKSCETDAFDVRGQDLYRQVVSKRAWINRSPTKAGAGEDESLLDDMSSAEGAGPAKGRGSMGGSWGNSRLPPSLQQSRSPNKSPTKTPSPAKSSKSSNSNTPETSPVKDSEMLRRAALERRLEEEEAKHVGKARKKKKIAF